Proteins encoded in a region of the Gemmatimonadaceae bacterium genome:
- a CDS encoding ATPase domain-containing protein has protein sequence MSIAVLRQQLAEIVEGARPAMPGLPTGLAALDAALPGHGLPRGRLTEITGTPGSGRTTFARQLVAATLQAGWWVAYVDAARTLAARDWAALGAPDDSLWVVRPEDPNRGAWCADVLLRSGAFGLVILDGAPALSRPVAVRLGRLARASDAAFVLLTPDGQHAGVAGALQLRVQRVRAKRKAEPLDLTARLDGQSRASARAPARPEPRRLLISIEKGGPPERVEVECAGDESQYVTRTAAHRVREDSQVPDRRGVARRDAHRRSARAGGGAAALGRATARPA, from the coding sequence GTGTCCATTGCCGTCCTGCGCCAGCAACTCGCCGAAATCGTTGAAGGCGCGCGCCCGGCCATGCCGGGGTTGCCCACCGGGCTGGCCGCCCTCGACGCGGCGCTCCCGGGACACGGTCTGCCGCGCGGTCGGCTGACCGAAATCACCGGCACCCCGGGGAGCGGACGCACCACCTTTGCCCGCCAGCTCGTTGCCGCCACCCTGCAGGCGGGATGGTGGGTGGCGTACGTGGACGCGGCGCGCACCCTCGCCGCGCGCGACTGGGCCGCGCTCGGCGCGCCCGACGACAGCCTGTGGGTGGTGCGCCCCGAGGATCCCAACCGCGGCGCCTGGTGCGCCGACGTGCTGCTGCGCAGCGGCGCCTTTGGCCTCGTCATTCTCGACGGCGCCCCTGCCCTGTCACGCCCGGTGGCGGTGCGGCTGGGGCGCCTCGCGCGCGCGAGCGACGCGGCGTTCGTGCTGCTCACTCCCGACGGCCAGCACGCGGGAGTGGCCGGCGCGCTGCAACTGCGCGTGCAACGCGTGCGCGCCAAACGAAAAGCTGAACCGCTCGATTTGACCGCGCGGCTGGACGGGCAATCCCGTGCCAGTGCCCGTGCCCCGGCGCGGCCTGAGCCGCGCCGCTTGCTGATCTCGATTGAAAAAGGTGGCCCCCCAGAGCGGGTGGAGGTGGAGTGTGCCGGCGACGAGTCGCAGTACGTCACGCGAACGGCCGCGCATCGCGTGCGTGAGGATTCCCAGGTTCCCGATCGGCGCGGTGTGGCTCGACGCGATGCGCACCGGCGCAGCGCACGCGCCGGCGGCGGTGCCGCCGCATTGGGACGAGCAACTGCTCGCCCTGCGTGA
- a CDS encoding IS1595 family transposase: MTLPQFEAAFPDEIACRDYLIARRWPDGPKCPRCGNASVYALPSRAHHWQCHKCAPKGYRFSVLVGTIFENTNYPLTVWFKVIYLMMTSKKGISALQIQRMLGMGSYRTAWSMCHRIRAGMADEGFRQLVGFVEVDETFVGGKERNKHRNKRDGGGGPMSGGKAIVVGAVQRGGNVVARVVDSIDGNVLGSFIREVISDRVSLLSTDDGRGYPKRWPFPYGKVNHSKGQYVVGAVHTNTIEGFWSQFKRGIVGTFHKVTPKYLPLYVAEFEFRYNNRLNADIFGAAVGTV, encoded by the coding sequence ATGACGCTCCCGCAGTTTGAGGCGGCGTTTCCCGATGAGATTGCCTGTCGGGATTACCTGATTGCCCGACGCTGGCCGGATGGCCCGAAGTGTCCGCGCTGCGGAAATGCGTCCGTCTATGCATTGCCGTCGAGGGCGCACCATTGGCAATGCCACAAGTGCGCGCCCAAGGGCTACCGCTTCTCGGTGCTGGTCGGGACGATCTTCGAGAACACCAACTATCCCCTGACCGTCTGGTTCAAGGTCATTTACCTGATGATGACCAGCAAGAAGGGGATATCAGCACTGCAAATCCAGCGGATGCTCGGAATGGGTTCCTATCGCACCGCGTGGTCAATGTGCCATCGCATTAGGGCAGGGATGGCGGACGAGGGATTCCGGCAACTCGTCGGCTTCGTCGAAGTGGACGAGACATTCGTTGGCGGTAAGGAGCGCAACAAGCACCGCAACAAGCGCGACGGTGGCGGTGGCCCAATGTCAGGCGGCAAGGCAATTGTCGTTGGTGCGGTTCAGCGCGGCGGGAATGTCGTGGCGCGCGTGGTGGACAGCATAGACGGCAACGTGCTTGGCTCGTTCATCCGCGAAGTGATCTCCGACAGAGTGTCACTCTTGTCAACGGATGATGGGCGCGGGTATCCGAAACGCTGGCCATTCCCCTATGGCAAGGTCAATCACTCAAAGGGTCAATACGTGGTCGGCGCGGTCCACACGAACACGATTGAAGGCTTCTGGTCACAGTTCAAACGCGGGATTGTCGGCACCTTCCACAAGGTCACGCCGAAATATCTCCCGCTCTATGTGGCCGAGTTCGAGTTCCGGTACAACAATCGCCTAAACGCGGACATCTTCGGCGCGGCTGTGGGGACTGTGTAA
- a CDS encoding UbiA family prenyltransferase, which translates to MAANAPAAGRRLRGLLRLFRFELPFAAGSCVLLGQVLALGARPAVATMALGFAAIFCVSATALILNDYFDVETDRVNAPHRPLPSGDVPPRDALMLSVAVALAGLAASAALGAVAFVTAVVIWMIGVLYNWRFKRAGVLGNLMVAVSVGMTFIFGGITVGRPLSVHAWWFGAIAFLMDLGEEIAADAMDAEGDTLIGSSSLAILYGRAVALRVSTGIFGALVLVSVVPFLLRLAEPVYLAPIAIMDVVTLYAAIRLLDARLANPRGHIRAIYLSGLAAVVIFLVIRLTR; encoded by the coding sequence ATGGCGGCCAATGCTCCCGCCGCGGGACGACGGCTACGCGGCCTTCTGCGGCTCTTTCGGTTCGAACTGCCGTTCGCCGCCGGCTCGTGCGTGCTCCTCGGCCAGGTGCTCGCGCTCGGTGCGCGCCCCGCCGTGGCGACGATGGCGCTTGGCTTCGCTGCCATCTTCTGCGTGTCGGCCACGGCGCTCATCCTCAACGATTATTTCGACGTCGAGACCGATCGCGTCAACGCGCCGCACCGACCGCTGCCGTCGGGCGACGTGCCGCCACGCGATGCACTGATGCTCTCGGTGGCTGTGGCGCTCGCCGGATTGGCGGCGAGCGCCGCGCTTGGTGCAGTGGCATTTGTCACCGCGGTCGTCATCTGGATGATTGGCGTGCTGTACAACTGGCGGTTCAAGCGCGCGGGGGTGCTGGGCAACCTGATGGTCGCCGTCTCCGTGGGGATGACGTTCATCTTCGGCGGCATCACCGTCGGGCGGCCGTTGAGCGTGCACGCCTGGTGGTTCGGCGCGATCGCCTTCCTGATGGACCTCGGCGAGGAAATCGCGGCCGACGCAATGGACGCCGAGGGCGACACGCTGATTGGCTCCTCGTCGCTCGCGATTCTGTACGGCCGCGCCGTTGCGCTGCGGGTGAGCACCGGCATCTTCGGCGCGCTGGTGCTGGTCAGTGTGGTACCGTTCCTGCTGCGTTTGGCGGAACCCGTCTACCTGGCCCCCATCGCGATCATGGACGTGGTCACACTGTATGCGGCCATCCGGCTGCTCGATGCGCGCCTCGCGAATCCGCGCGGGCATATTCGGGCGATCTATTTAAGCGGATTGGCAGCGGTGGTGATTTTCCTCGTGATTCGTTTGACGCGCTGA
- a CDS encoding DUF1295 domain-containing protein, with translation MKQQMQFQPGKSPSIGPKAAIIAWYVVCATAAAWMWFGAPEGAAPPAVAGRQLLLLCCAALYIGRAAHTLFVFVKRTVPWWEAMWGGSIIGVVLFLFLRDGLRAPQPLGATDALAVLLYLAGSYFGTASEYLRHVWKAEPTHRGHIYTGGLFGWSRHINYFGDLLLFTGLGLLTTHWWTLFVPLGMACNFIFVIIPAHDAYLAERYGEEFRAYAGQTKRLIPMVY, from the coding sequence ATGAAACAGCAGATGCAGTTCCAGCCGGGCAAGTCGCCTTCGATCGGCCCAAAGGCGGCGATCATTGCCTGGTACGTGGTGTGTGCCACCGCCGCGGCGTGGATGTGGTTCGGAGCGCCGGAAGGCGCGGCACCGCCTGCGGTGGCGGGCCGTCAATTGCTCCTCCTGTGCTGCGCCGCACTCTACATAGGGCGGGCTGCGCACACGCTGTTTGTCTTCGTCAAGCGCACGGTGCCGTGGTGGGAAGCGATGTGGGGTGGAAGCATCATCGGCGTCGTCCTTTTCCTGTTCCTGCGCGACGGATTGCGCGCGCCACAGCCGCTGGGCGCGACCGACGCCCTCGCGGTGCTCCTGTACCTCGCGGGTTCGTATTTCGGCACGGCGTCCGAGTACCTGCGGCACGTCTGGAAAGCCGAACCCACGCATCGCGGCCACATCTACACCGGCGGACTGTTCGGCTGGAGCCGTCACATCAATTATTTCGGCGACCTGCTGCTCTTCACCGGCCTCGGGCTGCTCACCACGCACTGGTGGACGCTGTTCGTTCCGCTGGGGATGGCGTGCAACTTCATCTTCGTCATCATTCCCGCGCACGATGCGTACCTCGCCGAGCGCTATGGGGAGGAATTCAGGGCGTATGCGGGACAGACGAAGCGGTTGATCCCAATGGTTTACTGA
- a CDS encoding response regulator translates to MVLVVDDDASVLFASRRILAKHGYTVLEAPSGEEALQIARESAQKIDVVLTDVRMPGMDGPTLVQKLNELNPAVRIVYMSGYSDGRLDQELPAPRRAFLNKPFTIEQLTRTVAEILG, encoded by the coding sequence GTGGTGCTGGTGGTGGACGACGACGCCTCGGTGCTCTTCGCGTCGCGCCGCATTCTCGCCAAGCACGGCTACACCGTGCTCGAGGCGCCGAGCGGCGAGGAAGCGCTGCAGATCGCGCGCGAGAGCGCGCAGAAGATCGACGTGGTGCTCACCGACGTGCGGATGCCGGGCATGGATGGACCCACGCTCGTGCAGAAGCTGAACGAACTGAATCCCGCCGTGCGCATCGTGTACATGTCGGGGTACAGCGACGGACGTCTTGATCAGGAACTGCCGGCGCCGCGCCGCGCCTTCCTGAACAAGCCGTTCACGATTGAGCAGCTGACCCGCACGGTCGCCGAAATCCTCGGCTGA
- a CDS encoding XdhC family protein, whose protein sequence is MSLAAILNECSRLAAGAGVGALASVVRRRGSLPMSATAKLLVTAEGARFGTVGGGCLEADIMEQALGVCERRVPLCTSHTLNAELAGDYGLTCGGTADVFIEPIVPNPALAALYAQAANVVARGDRAVLVTARTWPDGAARKLLVTAQGEYDAGADAAMHAAARAVDPSRDEPALGDDFVVEALVGAPRLVVFGAGHVGARICEAAAFAGWRVTVIDDRGEFADATRHPRAEQVLVCDFSDVSAAAVAPTDCVVICTRGHQHDALIAEQVAPLRPRFLGMLGSRRKAALTRDALRGWGVDEEAIARIVCPVGLDVGADTPEEIAISVVGQLVAVRRQTVEGRRWTVEGTPIHAAGESAPPR, encoded by the coding sequence ATGAGCCTCGCGGCCATTCTCAACGAGTGTTCGCGCCTTGCCGCCGGCGCAGGAGTGGGCGCGCTGGCGAGCGTCGTGCGCCGGCGCGGGTCGCTGCCCATGAGCGCCACGGCCAAGCTGCTCGTCACGGCCGAGGGCGCGCGCTTCGGCACGGTGGGCGGCGGCTGCCTCGAGGCCGACATAATGGAGCAGGCGCTCGGCGTCTGCGAACGCCGCGTCCCGCTCTGCACCTCGCACACCCTGAACGCCGAACTGGCCGGCGATTACGGGCTCACCTGCGGCGGCACGGCCGATGTTTTCATCGAGCCGATAGTCCCGAATCCTGCGCTCGCCGCATTGTACGCGCAGGCGGCCAATGTCGTGGCGCGCGGCGACCGCGCGGTGCTGGTGACGGCGCGCACCTGGCCCGACGGGGCGGCGCGCAAGCTGCTGGTCACGGCGCAGGGCGAATACGACGCCGGCGCCGATGCGGCGATGCACGCGGCCGCGCGCGCCGTTGACCCGTCACGCGACGAGCCCGCGCTCGGCGACGACTTCGTGGTCGAAGCGCTCGTCGGCGCGCCCCGGCTGGTGGTCTTCGGCGCGGGGCACGTGGGTGCGCGCATCTGCGAAGCCGCCGCCTTCGCCGGGTGGCGCGTGACCGTGATCGATGATCGCGGCGAGTTTGCCGACGCCACCCGGCATCCGCGCGCCGAGCAGGTGCTCGTCTGCGACTTCAGCGACGTGAGCGCGGCGGCCGTGGCGCCCACGGATTGCGTGGTCATCTGCACGCGCGGCCACCAGCACGACGCGCTGATCGCCGAACAGGTGGCGCCACTGCGACCGCGCTTTCTGGGCATGCTCGGGTCGCGTCGCAAGGCGGCGCTCACCCGCGACGCCCTGCGCGGCTGGGGCGTCGATGAGGAGGCGATCGCGCGCATCGTCTGTCCCGTCGGTCTCGATGTCGGGGCGGACACGCCGGAAGAGATTGCGATCAGTGTGGTGGGACAGTTGGTAGCCGTGCGTCGGCAGACCGTTGAGGGCCGACGGTGGACGGTGGAGGGGACGCCGATCCACGCCGCTGGCGAATCGGCGCCGCCACGGTAG
- a CDS encoding 4a-hydroxytetrahydrobiopterin dehydratase: MPPVTLSDIEIQRELNAMDGWTRRGDAIIKTYEFHTFAEAIAWVNRVAAAAEAAEHHPDLDIRFRMVAASLSTHDSGGITALDFAVAHVMDQLVGPQDPEGPGLGA; this comes from the coding sequence ATGCCCCCAGTGACGCTCAGCGACATCGAGATCCAGCGCGAACTCAACGCGATGGACGGATGGACGCGTCGTGGCGACGCGATCATCAAGACGTACGAGTTCCACACCTTTGCCGAGGCGATCGCGTGGGTGAACCGCGTGGCCGCGGCGGCCGAGGCAGCCGAGCACCATCCAGATCTCGACATTCGATTCCGCATGGTCGCGGCGTCACTCTCCACCCACGACAGCGGCGGCATCACCGCACTCGACTTTGCCGTGGCACACGTCATGGACCAGCTGGTCGGGCCGCAGGATCCGGAGGGACCCGGACTCGGAGCATAG
- a CDS encoding Bax inhibitor-1/YccA family protein, translating to MPALVLTGEQRATLVRRTYLLVFASIIVTMLGTAVTMTQEALMLSAARHPFITMILAFVPLWMAMKTRDSAPRALGFVFLFNLVMGVAIAPIIYVYSRNEPGVVGQAGILTLSTFAVLTIYTWVSRRDFSAWGSFLVVGLWVLIGTSLLNMFFQNQTAGLWIAGMTVFIFAGLLVFDTWRLKNVYGPDDYVPAAVQIYLDLLNMFLAILQLLGGGRNRS from the coding sequence ATGCCTGCGCTGGTCCTCACCGGCGAACAGCGGGCCACTCTTGTGCGCCGCACCTACCTGCTCGTTTTCGCGTCGATCATCGTGACGATGCTCGGCACGGCGGTGACGATGACGCAGGAGGCGCTGATGCTGAGCGCCGCGCGTCATCCGTTCATCACGATGATCCTGGCCTTCGTGCCGCTGTGGATGGCGATGAAGACGCGCGACAGCGCGCCGCGCGCGCTGGGCTTTGTCTTCCTGTTCAACCTGGTGATGGGCGTCGCGATCGCGCCGATCATCTACGTGTACAGCCGCAACGAACCCGGTGTCGTCGGCCAGGCCGGCATCCTGACGCTCAGCACGTTCGCCGTGCTCACCATCTACACGTGGGTGAGCCGCCGCGACTTCAGCGCGTGGGGGTCGTTCCTCGTGGTCGGCCTCTGGGTGCTGATCGGCACGTCGCTGCTCAACATGTTCTTCCAGAACCAGACGGCGGGGCTGTGGATCGCGGGGATGACCGTCTTCATCTTCGCCGGCCTGCTCGTCTTCGACACCTGGCGCCTGAAGAACGTGTACGGCCCCGATGACTATGTGCCGGCTGCGGTGCAGATCTACCTGGACCTGCTCAATATGTTCCTGGCGATACTGCAGTTGCTCGGCGGGGGGCGGAACAGGAGCTGA
- a CDS encoding DUF4097 family beta strand repeat-containing protein — protein sequence MRKTLSLLAAGAVFAMFAPNASAQERDDSFKWSGGIEAGRTVYVRNLNGSINVESAAGATAEVRAEKEWRRGDPKDVKITAAKTANGDILVCAIWEGRETRCDEDGYSSRGGGRSWNDRNDVSVKFTILLPKGVKLDASTVNGGLGIAGATAAVKARTVNGGIDASTTGGPVSAKTVNGGIRVRAGSIGTGPVEYETVNGSVTLELPESLNADIEMHTVNGSITSEDFPILVQGRIDRRRIEGKIGKGGPELSVSTVNGSIRLRKN from the coding sequence ATGCGAAAGACCCTCTCCCTGCTGGCCGCCGGCGCGGTGTTCGCGATGTTCGCACCCAACGCCAGCGCACAGGAGCGCGACGATTCCTTCAAGTGGTCGGGCGGCATCGAGGCCGGACGCACCGTCTACGTGCGCAACCTGAACGGCTCGATCAACGTGGAAAGCGCGGCCGGCGCGACAGCCGAGGTGCGGGCGGAGAAGGAATGGCGCCGCGGCGATCCCAAGGACGTGAAGATCACGGCCGCCAAGACGGCGAACGGCGACATCCTGGTCTGCGCCATCTGGGAAGGGCGCGAGACGCGCTGCGACGAAGACGGCTACAGCTCGCGCGGGGGCGGCCGGTCGTGGAACGACCGCAACGATGTGTCGGTCAAGTTCACCATCCTGCTGCCGAAGGGCGTGAAGCTCGACGCCTCGACGGTGAACGGCGGGCTCGGCATCGCGGGGGCCACCGCCGCCGTGAAGGCGCGCACCGTGAATGGCGGCATCGATGCGTCGACGACGGGCGGACCCGTCAGCGCCAAGACGGTGAACGGCGGCATTCGCGTGCGCGCCGGGAGCATCGGCACCGGGCCGGTGGAGTATGAGACGGTGAACGGGAGTGTCACGCTCGAACTCCCCGAGTCGCTCAATGCCGACATCGAGATGCACACGGTGAATGGCAGCATCACGTCCGAAGATTTTCCGATCCTGGTGCAGGGGCGCATCGATCGCCGCCGGATCGAAGGGAAGATCGGCAAGGGTGGGCCGGAGCTCAGCGTCTCGACGGTGAACGGGTCGATTCGGCTGCGGAAGAACTAA